In Apium graveolens cultivar Ventura chromosome 10, ASM990537v1, whole genome shotgun sequence, the following are encoded in one genomic region:
- the LOC141691657 gene encoding uncharacterized protein LOC141691657 yields the protein MTNEDGAEHWSLPMPGRVKVNTDATVFEDTTCFSYAFVARDQEGVLIEARSRCSFGRPDPELAEAMAIRETLTWIKNFSYANVTVESDCLQVVQAIHRSFLCYSYLGRVIKECRVLLVSLESKIIKLIFVKRSANNVAHYLAKHNCFIANRRWS from the coding sequence ATGACCAATGAAGACGGTGCAGAACACTGGAGCTTACCTATGCCAGGAAGAGTTAAGGTGAATACAGACGCAACCGTTTTTGAGGACACTACTTGCTTCAGTTATGCATTTGTCGCTCGTGACCAGGAAGGAGTATTGATAGAAGCTAGATCAAGGTGTTCATTTGGTAGACCAGACCCGGAGCTAGCAGAAGCCATGGCTATTCGCGAAACTTTAACTTGGATAAAGAACTTCTCTTATGCCAATGTGACGGTGGAATCTGATTGCCTGCAGGTTGTACAAGCCATTCACAGGTCTTTCTTGTGTTACTCATACTTAGGAAGAGTAATAAAAGAGTGTCGAGTATTACTAGTAAGTTTGGAAAGCAAAATCATTAAGCTTATTTTTGTAAAACGGTCTGCGAACAATGTTGCTCACTACCTAGCGAAGCACAATTGTTTCATTGCTAATCGTAGATGGAGTTAA
- the LOC141689653 gene encoding uncharacterized protein LOC141689653 — protein MLSRLGISSNVLRTLKVARKSIIIRAFSVTTTSQNQSNNNMKYVVVTGGVVSGLGKGVTASSIGVVLKACGLRVTSIKIDPYLNTDAGTMSPFEHGEVFVLDDGGEVDLDLGNYERFLDVRLTRDNNITTGKIYQSVLDKERKGDYLGKTVQVVPHITDAIKNWIESVSIIPVDGKEGPADVCVIELGGTVGDIESMPFIEALRQLYFSLGQDNFCLIHVSLIPVLGVVGEQKTKPTQHSVRELRALGLTPHFLACRSAEPLLEGTKQKLSQFCHVPLGNILNIHDVPNIWHIPLLLQNQNAHDAILKQLDLINVATPPNLQEWNNRAQKFDDLKDSVRIAMVGKYVGLTDSYLSVVKALLHACIACSLKPAVDWIAASDLEDDSAKLTPELHAAAWKTLKSAACVLVPGGFGDRGIKGMLLAANYARENKVPYLGICLGMQISVIEFARSVLGLKTANSSEFDAQTPDPVVIFMPEGSRTHMGSTMRLGARRTLFQTSDCITAKLYHNQKFVDERHRHRYEVNPEVVGMLEEAGLKFVGKDESGQRMEIVELPNHPFYVGVQFHPEFKSRPGKPSAPFLGLILAATGQLGAYLSRQNGSL, from the exons ATGCTGTCCCGCTTGGGCATTTCATCGAACGTTTTACGTACACTCAAAGTCGCTCGTAAATCAATCATAATTCGAGCATTTTCAGTCACTACAACTTCACAAAATCAAAGCAATAACAACATGAAGTACGTTGTTGTAACGGGCGGAGTAGTGAGTGGACTCGGTAAAGGCGTTACTGCTAGTAGTATCGGTGTGGTTCTCAAAGCTTGTGGCCTTCGTGTCACTTCTATTAAAATCG ACCCGTATTTGAACACAGACGCTGGTACAATGTCTCCTTTTGAGCATGGTGAAGTTTTTGTTCTCGATGATGGTGGAGAG GTTGATCTGGATTTGGGTAACTACGAACGGTTTTTGGATGTTAGACTTACAAGAGACAATAACATCACTACCGGAAAGATTTATCAG TCTGTCCTTGACAAGGAGCGGAAAGGCGATTATCTTGGGAAAACTGTCCAG GTAGTCCCACATATTACGGATGCAATCAAGAATTGGATTGAGTCTGTGTCTATTATTCCAGTGGATGGAAAAGAGGGCCCAGCTGATGTTTGTGTCATAGAATTGGGAGGCACTGTAG GTGACATTGAATCAATGCCCTTTATAGAAGCTTTGCGACAACTATACTTCTCTCTTG GACAAGATAATTTCTGCCTCATTCATGTTAGCTTAATACCTGTATTGGGTGTCGTGGGAGAGCAA AAAACAAAACCTACACAACACAGTGTGCGGGAACTAAGAGCACTAGGGTTGACTCCTCATTTTCTGGCATGTCGTTCTGCAGAG CCACTGCTGGAGGGGACAAAGCAAAAACTTTCACAATTTTGCCATGTTCCT TTAGGCAACATTCTTAATATCCATGACGTTCCAAACATTTGGCACATCCCTCTTTTACTTCAG AACCAAAATGCTCATGATGCCATTTTAAAGCAGTTGGACCTTATTAA TGTAGCTACTCCGCCTAATTTACAAGAGTGGAATAACAGGGCTCAGAAATTTGACGACCTCAAAGATTCT GTAAGGATAGCTATGGTTGGAAAATATGTTGGCCTAACAGATTCCTATCTGTCTGTTGTGAAG GCACTTCTGCATGCCTGCATTGCTTGTTCATTGAAGCCGGCAGTTGATTGGATTGCTGCTTCTGACCTCGAAGATGATAGTGCCAAGTTG ACTCCAGAACTTCATGCTGCAGCATGGAAGACTTTAAAG AGTGCAGCATGTGTCTTGGTTCCTGGTGGCTTTGGAGACCGTGGCATAAAGGGAATGTTATTGGCCGCTAATTATGCCAGAGAGAATAAAGTTCCATATTTAGGGATCTGCTTAGGCATGCAGATTTCTGTAATTGAATTTGCTCGATCC GTGTTGGGTCTGAAAACAGCGAACAGTTCGGAATTTGATGCTCAGACTCCCGATCCTGTTGTAATTTTTATGCCAGAG GGTTCAAGAACACACATGGGAAGCACAATGAGACTTGGTGCTAGAAGAACGTTATTCCAAACCTCTGACTGCATCACCGCAAAGCT GTATCATAATCAAAAGTTTGTGGACGAGCGACATCGGCATAGATATGAG GTTAATCCGGAGGTGGTTGGCATGCTAGAAGAAGCTGGGTTAAAATTTGTAGGGAAGGATGAAAGTGGTCAGCGAATGGAG ATAGTAGAGCTTCCTAATCATCCATTCTATGTCGGTGTGCAATTTCATCCAGAGTTTAAGTCACGACCTGGGAAGCCTTCAGCTCCATTTCTAG GTCTTATATTGGCTGCAACAGGACAGTTAGGGGCTTATCTCAGTAGACAGAATGGAAGTCTATAA
- the LOC141689654 gene encoding uncharacterized protein LOC141689654 produces MKMQMKKSNAARRAWNILRLTLLWARKGGVLRRRLMLNFPKYIKNLRHNHGGNTYQYGERQLSFDDTPVIHVRMHRPSSLRFKLPNIPCINPAQVDFDFDFNDANDDGFYYDDIARKSFLRSAEDYDDIARKSFLRSAEDEDDEEEEYSGLDVEVYGDHEIEEQTANIDTKADEFIAKFYEQMKLQRQISYLEYHKPRISIDQRQS; encoded by the coding sequence ATGAAAATGCAGATGAAGAAATCGAATGCAGCTCGTAGAGCATGGAACATCTTAAGACTAACACTCTTATGGGCAAGAAAAGGTGGTGTTCTTAGAAGAAGACTCATGCTCAATTTCCCCAAGTACATCAAAAACCTTCGACACAATCACGGGGGCAACACTTACCAATATGGCGAACGTCAGTTATCCTTCGATGACACTCCGGTTATTCATGTCAGGATGCATCGCCCATCTTCCTTACGGTTTAAGCTACCCAACATTCCTTGCATTAATCCTGCACAAGTCGATTTCGACTTTGATTTCAACGATGCTAACGATGATGGATTTTACTACGATGACATCGCTAGAAAGAGTTTCTTGAGAAGTGCAGAAGACTACGATGATATCGCCAGAAAGAGCTTCTTGAGAAGTGCAGAAGATgaagatgatgaagaagaagaataCTCAGGTCTTGATGTTGAGGTGTATGGAGATCACGAAATTGAGGAACAAACTGCGAATATTGATACGAAAGCTGATGAATTCATAGCCAAGTTCTATGAGCAAATGAAGCTGCAAAGACAGATTTCATACCTTGAATATCATAAACCAAGAATATCAATTGACCAAAGACAATCCTAA
- the LOC141693337 gene encoding uncharacterized protein LOC141693337, whose translation MKQLQISNNAEPPLESHRLSEDLDSTCSTPYVSAPSSPGRNPSGYFFSAPASPMHYVLSSSKPTSLSNNNSELSSEGSFEFEFEISSRFSQANDEASKNIGSMTSADELFLNGQIRPMKLSSHLQRPQFLAPLMDLDGCDENDDVSTVEITRGRDLRSRNRSMHRKARSLSPFRAREVLENVDNEYSVGEIEIDEVEAPSVETTPSVSASSSRSSSSGRNSKKWIFLKDLLYRSKSEGRGNGKDKFWSNLSFSQSAREKKLVSPSLTPSSSRDEKDKARKEKKLVSPSLTPSSSRDENEKGRNTKDKKLVSPSLTPSSSRDEKEKGKNTKGRKQAVVKKSGGKPANGVSKRRVALSAHELHYTANRAQAEEMKKKTSLPYRQGLFGCLSLGSKSYGAFSVFTRTLNPVSSR comes from the coding sequence ATGAAGCAGCTTCAAATCTCCAACAATGCCGAACCACCACTCGAGTCACACCGACTCAGTGAAGACCTAGACAGCACTTGTTCCACTCCTTACGTCTCCGCTCCGTCCAGTCCCGGCCGTAATCCATCCGGTTACTTCTTCAGCGCTCCGGCTAGTCCTATGCATTACGTACTCTCCTCTTCCAAACCGACGTCGTTATCTAATAATAACAGTGAGTTGAGTAGTGAAGGATCGTTTGAATTTGAGTTCGAGATTAGTTCCCGATTCTCCCAAGCTAATGACGAAGCCTCGAAGAATATTGGATCCATGACGTCAGCGGATGAGTTGTTTCTCAACGGTCAGATCCGGCCGATGAAGCTGTCGTCGCATCTTCAACGGCCGCAGTTTCTGGCGCCGTTGATGGATCTGGATGGTTGTGACGAGAATGATGACGTTAGCACGGTTGAGATTACGAGAGGGAGAGATTTGAGGTCGAGGAATAGATCGATGCACAGGAAGGCGAGATCTCTCTCGCCTTTCCGTGCTCGTGAAGTATTGGAAAATGTTGATAATGAATACAGTGTTGGTGAGATTGAGATTGATGAAGTGGAGGCGCCGTCTGTGGAGACGACGCCTTCGGTTTCGGCTTCGTCATCGAGGTCTTCGTCGTCTGGACGGAACTCGAAGAAGTGGATATTTTTGAAGGATTTGTTGTATAGGAGCAAGAGTGAAGGGAGAGGGAATGGTAAAGACAAGTTTTGGTCTAATTTATCGTTTTCTCAGTCTGCCAGAGAGAAGAAGCTTGTTTCGCCTTCACTAACGCCTTCATCATCTCGAGACGAGAAGGATAAGGCTCGAAAGGAGAAGAAGCTTGTTTCGCCTTCACTTACGCCTTCATCGTCTCGAGACGAGAATGAGAAAGGGAGGAATACGAAGGATAAGAAGCTTGTTTCGCCTTCACTGACGCCATCCTCTTCTCGAGACGAGAAGGAGAAAGGAAAGAATACGAAAGGAAGGAAACAGGCTGTGGTGAAAAAATCAGGAGGCAAGCCGGCGAACGGAGTTTCGAAACGGAGAGTTGCATTGTCAGCTCACGAGCTGCATTACACAGCAAACAGAGCTCAAGCAGAGGAGATGAAGAAGAAGACTTCACTGCCTTACAGACAAGGACTGTTTGGTTGTTTAAGTTTAGGTTCAAAAAGCTATGGTGCTTTTAGTGTGTTTACTAGAACTCTAAATCCAGTTTCATCTAGGTGA